From Peptoanaerobacter stomatis, one genomic window encodes:
- a CDS encoding protein-glutamate methylesterase/protein-glutamine glutaminase, with protein sequence MTKNIRVLNVDDSAFIRKLLKDILGSDDDFAVVDQAKNGKEAIEKIKQNKYDVITLDIEMPIMDGLTTLKEIMKVCPTPVVMMSSLTKEGEQITLDALNLGAVDFITKPKNVFSVSSDEMKAGIIDKIKNARKANMKMVRYSSLSLSRNNNHIKTPNEYNTIKNADTIKTIIAIGTSTGGPRALHEVIPNISGKVNAPILIVQHMPKGFTKSLADRLDLISNVKVKEAEDGEVLKNGWAYIAPGGIHMKIKSFGVDKFKIFLDDSENVNGHKPSVDAMMFSVSQSNVREVVSVVMTGMGNDGAKGLETLKIDKKAKTIAEDEKTCIVFGMPKAAIETGKVDFIVPLNKIADEINKIMGV encoded by the coding sequence ATGACTAAAAATATTCGTGTTTTAAATGTGGATGATTCAGCTTTTATAAGAAAGTTATTGAAAGATATACTTGGAAGCGATGATGATTTTGCAGTTGTTGATCAAGCAAAAAATGGTAAAGAAGCAATAGAGAAAATCAAACAAAATAAATATGATGTTATCACATTAGATATAGAAATGCCGATTATGGACGGCTTGACGACATTGAAGGAAATAATGAAAGTTTGTCCTACACCTGTTGTTATGATGAGTTCCCTTACAAAAGAAGGAGAACAGATAACATTGGATGCTCTTAATTTAGGAGCGGTTGATTTTATAACAAAACCTAAAAATGTGTTTTCTGTAAGTTCAGATGAGATGAAAGCGGGTATAATAGATAAGATAAAAAATGCTCGAAAAGCCAATATGAAAATGGTTAGATATTCAAGTCTGTCTCTTTCTCGAAATAACAATCATATTAAGACACCGAATGAATACAATACAATAAAAAATGCAGACACAATAAAGACCATTATAGCAATAGGAACTTCTACAGGAGGTCCAAGAGCTTTGCATGAAGTTATACCTAATATATCCGGTAAAGTGAATGCACCTATTTTGATAGTTCAACATATGCCGAAAGGATTTACGAAGTCTTTAGCAGATAGATTGGATTTAATTTCAAATGTTAAGGTCAAAGAAGCTGAAGATGGAGAGGTATTAAAAAATGGTTGGGCATATATTGCACCCGGAGGGATTCATATGAAAATTAAATCTTTTGGGGTGGATAAATTTAAAATATTTTTAGATGATTCTGAAAATGTTAATGGACATAAACCGTCAGTAGATGCAATGATGTTTTCGGTTTCTCAAAGTAATGTTAGAGAAGTGGTTTCTGTTGTTATGACAGGTATGGGAAATGACGGAGCCAAAGGCTTAGAAACTTTAAAAATTGATAAAAAAGCGAAAACTATTGCAGAAGATGAGAAGACTTGCATTGTTTTTGGTATGCCGAAGGCTGCTATCGAAACAGGAAAGGTGGATTTTATAGTTCCGTTGAATAAAATAGCAGATGAAATCAATAAAATTATGGGGGTATAA
- a CDS encoding flagellar brake protein: MTSNYPKIWQNVKLTKIKITGEMEEYASKIVGIEDDGMFLLETPLKKTQLVLLINGSIVNMVYMHENLGMYSVDLEVIEKIRDDNNIPLIRAKKVSDIRKIQRRNFFRLLTSMDIVIRKVDDVVVEKTKTVDISGGGIKLLSKQNFEVNDIVKLDFKLESKEFSFDAKVVKIDNTDIRDMKEISLQFIDILEKDRNEIIRFIFDKQREGIKKGMFSND; encoded by the coding sequence TTGACATCAAATTATCCGAAAATATGGCAAAATGTAAAATTGACAAAGATAAAAATAACAGGAGAAATGGAAGAGTATGCAAGTAAAATAGTAGGGATTGAAGACGATGGTATGTTTTTGCTTGAAACTCCGTTAAAGAAGACACAATTGGTATTGTTGATAAACGGCTCTATAGTGAACATGGTATATATGCACGAAAATTTGGGTATGTATAGTGTTGATTTGGAAGTTATTGAAAAAATAAGAGATGATAATAACATTCCGCTTATAAGAGCAAAAAAAGTATCTGATATAAGAAAAATACAAAGAAGAAACTTCTTTAGATTATTGACATCTATGGATATTGTGATAAGAAAAGTAGATGATGTTGTAGTTGAAAAAACAAAGACTGTTGATATAAGCGGTGGAGGAATAAAACTGCTTTCAAAACAGAATTTTGAGGTCAATGATATAGTAAAATTAGATTTTAAACTTGAAAGCAAAGAATTCAGTTTTGATGCAAAAGTAGTAAAAATAGACAATACTGATATTAGAGATATGAAGGAAATAAGCTTACAATTTATCGATATTTTGGAAAAAGACAGAAATGAAATTATAAGGTTTATATTTGATAAGCAAAGAGAAGGAATAAAAAAAGGAATGTTTTCTAATGACTAA
- a CDS encoding MinD/ParA family protein, whose product MINDQAQGLRDFVNNSQIEDINIEGPKVLCVSSGKGGVGKSNFTTNIALELSKRGKRVIIIDADFGLANIEILFGIVSKNSFLDLINNELDIKDIIIEMDNGIKLISGGSGILELANVNDNKLNKVVNSIAQLKDMADYIIIDTGAGISNVVTAFTHISEEVVVITTCEPTSVADAYALIKMIIKKNPKKTINIVVNRADTIKEADAVFENINSVSKKFINKELKYLGYIYNDSAVSKAVKSQKAFVDFLPSSNAAKCIHSICDKMLDTQVTTGGFLKFMDKFKGLFR is encoded by the coding sequence ATGATTAATGACCAAGCTCAAGGTTTGAGAGATTTTGTAAACAATTCACAAATAGAAGATATAAATATAGAAGGACCTAAGGTCTTATGTGTTTCAAGTGGAAAGGGTGGAGTAGGTAAATCAAATTTCACTACTAATATAGCACTTGAACTTAGCAAAAGAGGTAAAAGAGTAATAATAATAGATGCTGATTTTGGATTGGCAAATATAGAAATATTATTCGGAATAGTATCAAAAAACAGCTTTTTGGATCTTATAAATAATGAACTTGATATAAAAGATATAATAATTGAAATGGATAACGGAATCAAGCTCATATCAGGAGGATCCGGAATATTGGAATTGGCAAATGTCAATGATAATAAATTGAATAAAGTTGTAAATTCTATAGCACAGCTTAAAGATATGGCTGATTATATAATAATAGATACAGGTGCCGGAATATCTAATGTGGTAACGGCATTTACACATATATCTGAAGAGGTTGTGGTGATTACAACTTGTGAGCCTACCTCAGTAGCAGATGCGTATGCACTTATAAAAATGATTATAAAGAAAAACCCTAAAAAAACCATAAATATTGTAGTTAATAGAGCTGATACGATAAAAGAAGCGGATGCTGTATTTGAAAATATAAATTCTGTCTCAAAAAAGTTTATAAATAAGGAACTTAAATATTTAGGATATATATATAATGACTCTGCGGTATCAAAAGCAGTTAAAAGCCAAAAAGCTTTTGTAGATTTTTTGCCGTCAAGCAATGCTGCTAAATGTATACATTCTATATGTGACAAGATGCTTGATACACAAGTTACAACAGGAGGCTTTTTAAAATTTATGGATAAATTCAAGGGATTATTTAGGTAG
- the flhF gene encoding flagellar biosynthesis protein FlhF, with product MQVKKFTGENTAQVMALIRKEFGDDAIILQTNRVKSGGFLGFFQKEAIEILAALDNEAKVNKKSAYPKTVSSRNNIVSNDRGLENINAFRDVNKLDFKSHIENMNDIKEKRQEDFIEKNFVSSRIKPQIETKPDISKETMEVKEDIDEIKNTVLQLSKKINDTFKTPEEEEEYKKEKEAIDKLINVGLSYQFSKEIVTNLRKGGKIISYDNLKSEIIDMLSDNKKPSYDDIKHIVFVGPTGVGKTTTLAKIASKKAIEERKKIGFLTLDTYRISAVEQLKTYAEILSSPIEVAYEIQDLKTAIERLSNRDVVFIDTAGRSHNNKGQVEDLKNVLDNIYNKKIYIVISANINLSDIYDIIDIYNFIEDYDIIVTKMDETKRYGNLLDIMNKTKKNIAYTAFGQNVPDDIEVFNLETYVSELIGEIYK from the coding sequence ATGCAAGTAAAAAAATTTACCGGAGAAAATACAGCTCAAGTGATGGCATTGATAAGAAAGGAATTCGGTGACGATGCTATAATTTTACAGACAAATAGAGTAAAGAGTGGTGGATTTTTGGGATTTTTTCAAAAAGAAGCCATAGAAATATTGGCTGCACTTGATAATGAAGCTAAGGTTAATAAAAAAAGTGCCTATCCTAAAACTGTGAGTAGTAGAAATAACATTGTTTCAAATGATAGAGGATTGGAAAATATAAATGCTTTTAGAGATGTTAATAAGTTAGACTTTAAATCACATATAGAAAATATGAACGATATAAAGGAAAAAAGACAAGAAGATTTTATAGAAAAAAATTTTGTTAGTTCAAGAATTAAACCTCAAATTGAAACAAAACCGGATATATCAAAAGAAACTATGGAAGTAAAAGAAGATATTGACGAGATAAAAAACACAGTACTGCAGTTAAGCAAGAAGATAAATGATACATTTAAAACTCCGGAAGAAGAAGAGGAATATAAAAAAGAAAAAGAAGCTATTGATAAATTAATAAATGTGGGACTTTCTTATCAATTTTCAAAAGAAATAGTTACAAACCTTAGAAAAGGTGGTAAAATAATATCATACGATAATTTAAAATCTGAAATTATTGATATGTTATCAGACAATAAGAAACCCTCCTATGATGATATCAAGCATATAGTGTTTGTCGGCCCTACAGGGGTCGGAAAAACTACTACACTTGCCAAAATAGCTTCAAAAAAGGCAATAGAAGAAAGAAAAAAAATTGGATTTTTGACTTTAGATACTTATAGAATATCAGCAGTTGAACAGTTAAAAACTTATGCTGAGATACTTTCATCTCCTATAGAAGTAGCCTATGAAATACAAGACTTGAAAACAGCTATTGAAAGATTGTCAAATAGAGATGTTGTATTTATAGACACTGCAGGAAGATCTCATAATAACAAAGGGCAAGTGGAAGATTTAAAAAATGTATTGGATAATATATATAATAAAAAGATTTATATTGTTATAAGTGCAAATATAAATTTATCAGACATATATGATATAATAGATATATATAATTTTATTGAAGATTATGATATAATAGTTACTAAGATGGATGAAACAAAAAGATATGGAAACTTGCTTGATATAATGAATAAAACTAAAAAAAATATTGCATATACAGCGTTTGGTCAAAATGTTCCTGATGACATAGAGGTATTTAATTTAGAAACCTATGTTAGTGAATTGATTGGAGAGATATATAAATGA
- the flhA gene encoding flagellar biosynthesis protein FlhA: MKVGDIFVSVGIILIILMIIIPMPAFLVDIMLSMNISLSLLILLISMFNKEALDFSVFPSILLITTIFRIALNITTTRYILLKGDAGEVITAFGNFVMGGNAIVGFIVFIIIVLVNFMVITKGSERVAEVAARFTLDAMPGKQMAIDADLNSGMIDEVEARKRRTKIQREADFYGSMDGATKFVKGDSIAGIIITFINLIGGILMGILYLDISAGEALQKYALLAVGDGLVSSIPSLLISTATGIIVTRSASEENLGNDLRQQLFSNSTIMFILSGVLFSLALTPLPTIPYLILSIVFLFVGNALRAKDLEPEMTLGKEDTAQDDIEEIRRPENVLPLLNVESIELEFGYGIIPLADKTQGGDLFDRLVMIRRQCALELGMIVPMIRLRDNIQLQPNEYVIKIRGVEVAGGSVLFDHYLAMNPGNAEEELNGIDTIEPSFGLPAKWIDSKEREKAEIYGYTVVDPPSIISTHLTEIIKRHAYELIGRQDVKMLIDNLKETQPSLVEEVVPSLLSLGEVQKVLSNLLRELVSIRNFSTIMEALADYAQVTKDTDMLTEYVRQAMYRNITNQFIPRKEAKVITMDPDIEKTIMESLQTTETGTYMALDPVRSRKLANNISDEVEKMVAVGEQPIIVTAPVVRFYLKKFVEQISNDIIVLSYNEIDPLAKIQSVGMVSA, encoded by the coding sequence ATGAAAGTCGGAGATATTTTTGTATCAGTAGGAATAATATTAATAATTTTGATGATAATCATACCTATGCCTGCATTTTTGGTAGACATAATGCTAAGTATGAACATATCATTGTCATTATTAATATTATTAATATCAATGTTTAATAAAGAAGCGCTTGATTTTTCAGTATTTCCGTCTATCCTACTTATAACTACAATCTTTAGAATAGCTCTGAACATAACTACAACAAGATATATACTGTTAAAAGGAGATGCCGGAGAAGTTATAACTGCATTTGGAAACTTCGTTATGGGTGGAAATGCGATTGTGGGATTTATAGTATTTATAATAATAGTACTTGTAAATTTCATGGTAATAACAAAAGGTTCAGAGAGGGTAGCAGAGGTTGCAGCAAGATTTACCTTGGATGCAATGCCTGGAAAGCAAATGGCAATAGACGCTGATTTGAATTCCGGAATGATAGATGAAGTAGAGGCAAGAAAAAGAAGAACTAAAATTCAAAGAGAAGCAGATTTTTATGGTTCTATGGACGGTGCTACCAAGTTTGTAAAGGGAGATTCTATTGCTGGGATAATTATAACATTTATAAACTTGATAGGTGGAATATTGATGGGTATATTATACCTTGATATTTCAGCAGGAGAAGCACTTCAAAAATATGCATTGTTGGCAGTTGGCGATGGATTGGTATCATCAATACCATCACTTTTGATATCTACTGCAACAGGTATAATTGTAACGAGATCAGCATCTGAAGAAAATTTAGGAAATGATTTAAGACAACAATTATTCAGTAACTCAACGATAATGTTTATATTATCCGGAGTTCTTTTTTCACTTGCATTGACACCACTTCCTACAATACCGTATTTGATACTCTCTATAGTGTTTTTATTTGTAGGCAATGCTCTTAGAGCTAAAGATTTGGAGCCTGAAATGACACTTGGAAAAGAAGATACCGCACAAGATGATATAGAAGAAATAAGAAGACCTGAAAATGTATTGCCTTTACTTAATGTAGAGTCAATAGAGTTAGAGTTTGGGTATGGTATAATACCTCTTGCAGATAAAACTCAAGGTGGAGATTTATTTGACAGATTGGTTATGATAAGAAGACAATGTGCATTGGAATTAGGTATGATAGTACCTATGATAAGATTAAGAGATAATATACAGTTACAACCCAATGAATATGTTATCAAAATAAGAGGAGTGGAAGTTGCAGGTGGTTCAGTGTTGTTTGATCATTATTTGGCAATGAATCCTGGAAATGCGGAAGAAGAATTAAATGGTATAGATACAATAGAACCTTCATTTGGATTGCCTGCAAAATGGATAGACTCTAAAGAAAGAGAAAAAGCAGAAATCTATGGATATACTGTTGTAGATCCGCCGTCAATAATATCAACACATTTGACAGAAATCATAAAAAGACACGCATATGAACTTATAGGAAGACAAGATGTAAAAATGCTCATAGATAACTTAAAAGAAACACAACCTTCATTGGTAGAAGAAGTAGTTCCTTCATTATTATCTTTAGGTGAAGTGCAAAAAGTATTATCAAATCTATTAAGAGAATTGGTTTCTATAAGAAACTTTTCTACTATAATGGAAGCACTCGCCGACTATGCGCAAGTGACAAAAGACACTGATATGCTTACAGAATATGTAAGACAAGCTATGTATAGGAATATAACCAATCAATTTATACCTAGAAAAGAAGCAAAAGTGATAACTATGGATCCGGATATAGAAAAAACTATAATGGAATCCTTACAAACTACTGAAACAGGAACATATATGGCACTTGATCCTGTAAGATCACGTAAATTGGCAAACAATATAAGCGATGAGGTAGAAAAAATGGTTGCAGTAGGAGAACAACCTATAATAGTAACTGCACCTGTTGTCAGATTTTATCTCAAAAAATTTGTTGAGCAGATAAGTAATGATATAATAGTTCTTTCATATAATGAAATAGATCCTTTAGCAAAAATACAATCTGTAGGGATGGTGAGTGCATAA
- the flhB gene encoding flagellar biosynthesis protein FlhB, whose protein sequence is MYEYIILDLQLFSEKTEEATSKKKQDTRKKGNVLQSKELTGAITLFVAVFTINMYSANILEVIVSSVKYYNGLFYELNFNDAMEIYNILIKALIFTLRAVVYIIIPTFITAFVIQRLQVGSLYTTEPLKPKLSRLNPIEGFKRMFSMQAVMNLIKSLLKIILVGYVGYVYIRDNIGLIMKAYELDKMRFSYMVFFFSINMALRMAFVIIILGFVDYFYQNYSYKKNIRMSKQEVKEEFKQTEGDPQIKAKIKERQRQAAMRRMMQELPKADVIITNPTHFAVALKYDEDKYDAPYVIAKGQDYIAKKIKEKAKEYEIPIIENKPLARTLYKEIEIGRVITPDLYEAVAEVLAYIYSIKENNRR, encoded by the coding sequence ATGTATGAATATATAATATTGGATTTGCAGTTATTTTCTGAAAAAACTGAAGAAGCAACATCCAAGAAAAAACAAGATACAAGAAAAAAAGGTAATGTATTACAAAGTAAAGAGCTTACAGGAGCGATAACGCTTTTTGTTGCAGTCTTTACTATAAATATGTACTCAGCGAATATACTTGAAGTCATAGTCAGTTCTGTAAAATATTATAATGGACTTTTTTATGAACTGAACTTTAATGATGCTATGGAAATATATAATATTTTAATAAAAGCGTTGATATTTACTTTAAGGGCAGTTGTATACATAATTATACCTACATTTATAACAGCGTTTGTAATTCAAAGATTACAAGTCGGTTCTCTATATACAACAGAACCGTTAAAACCTAAACTAAGTAGATTAAATCCTATAGAAGGTTTTAAGAGAATGTTTTCTATGCAGGCAGTTATGAACCTTATAAAATCGCTGCTTAAGATAATTTTAGTGGGTTATGTAGGATATGTATACATAAGAGACAATATCGGTCTTATTATGAAAGCTTATGAGCTCGATAAGATGAGATTCTCATATATGGTATTTTTCTTCAGTATAAACATGGCTCTTAGAATGGCTTTTGTGATAATAATATTGGGTTTTGTAGATTATTTTTATCAAAACTACAGCTATAAAAAAAATATAAGAATGTCCAAGCAAGAAGTAAAGGAAGAGTTTAAACAAACAGAAGGTGATCCGCAAATAAAAGCCAAGATAAAAGAAAGACAAAGGCAAGCGGCGATGAGAAGAATGATGCAAGAACTTCCAAAAGCTGATGTAATAATTACTAACCCTACACATTTTGCTGTGGCACTTAAATATGATGAAGATAAATATGATGCACCTTATGTAATAGCTAAAGGTCAGGATTATATAGCTAAGAAAATAAAGGAAAAAGCTAAAGAGTATGAGATACCTATAATTGAAAATAAACCTTTGGCAAGAACTTTGTATAAAGAGATAGAAATAGGAAGAGTGATAACACCTGATCTTTATGAAGCTGTTGCAGAAGTGTTAGCATACATCTATTCTATAAAAGAAAATAATAGGAGATAA
- the fliR gene encoding flagellar biosynthetic protein FliR, whose product MFADLLTFIAKSMDLFILIFSRMMGMFFIAPMFSRNNIPATVKVGLSMIMSYVILPFIISETTLQVETLEFVFLIIKEIFTGFCIGLCANVIFNIFSAAGANADIQIGLSMAQMMDSSTGEQRTVTGQLFNAFAFLLFFSIDAHHLLIKAVVNSFKLLPINTINLYTDNFISFVIKLYGYIMVASIQLVIPIIIVLFLGNVLLAFMSKVMPQMNVFIVGMPFKIIVGFMIFSFTLSSVKGIILEVFKKMMEYLYLFINLS is encoded by the coding sequence ATGTTTGCTGATTTATTGACTTTTATTGCGAAGTCTATGGATTTATTTATTCTGATTTTTTCAAGAATGATGGGTATGTTTTTTATAGCACCTATGTTCTCAAGGAATAATATTCCTGCCACTGTTAAGGTAGGGTTAAGTATGATAATGTCATATGTAATTCTACCTTTTATAATATCAGAAACTACGTTGCAAGTAGAAACTTTAGAATTTGTATTTCTAATTATAAAAGAAATATTTACAGGTTTTTGTATTGGTCTTTGTGCTAATGTGATTTTTAATATATTTTCAGCTGCGGGAGCAAATGCGGATATACAGATAGGCTTATCTATGGCTCAAATGATGGATTCATCAACAGGAGAACAACGTACAGTAACAGGGCAGCTTTTTAACGCTTTTGCATTTTTGCTTTTTTTTTCAATAGATGCTCATCATCTTCTTATAAAAGCGGTTGTAAATTCATTTAAATTATTACCCATAAACACAATTAACTTATATACGGACAATTTTATATCATTTGTAATAAAATTGTATGGATATATAATGGTTGCATCTATACAATTAGTTATACCTATAATTATAGTGTTATTCTTAGGTAACGTATTGTTGGCATTTATGTCAAAAGTTATGCCACAGATGAATGTTTTTATAGTGGGTATGCCATTTAAAATAATAGTTGGATTTATGATATTTTCCTTTACCCTATCTTCTGTAAAAGGGATTATATTGGAAGTATTTAAAAAAATGATGGAATATTTATACTTATTTATAAATTTGTCATAA
- the fliQ gene encoding flagellar biosynthesis protein FliQ, whose product MDIDVVVNIIQQAALMILLLSAPMLLIGLAVGLIVSVFQATTQIQEATLSFVPKIVAVLLSLVIFGPWIISTIVNFTKNLFLGINGFIS is encoded by the coding sequence ATGGACATAGATGTTGTTGTAAATATAATACAACAAGCAGCATTGATGATATTGCTCTTATCAGCACCGATGTTACTGATAGGATTGGCAGTAGGACTTATAGTGTCTGTATTCCAAGCCACTACTCAAATACAAGAGGCTACACTGTCTTTTGTTCCTAAAATAGTTGCAGTGTTACTGTCTTTGGTAATTTTTGGTCCTTGGATAATATCTACAATAGTAAATTTTACCAAAAATCTGTTTTTGGGAATAAATGGTTTTATAAGTTAA
- the fliP gene encoding flagellar type III secretion system pore protein FliP (The bacterial flagellar biogenesis protein FliP forms a type III secretion system (T3SS)-type pore required for flagellar assembly.) — protein sequence MISKNFLRKIILIFISLISVVYFFNGVSYAQSVTAPTIPSISVNFNAGDSSQSMSESVELLLIFTVLSLLPSILIMMTSFTRIIVILSFLKQAIGAQQSIPTQSMIGLALFLTFFIMAPVGNEAYQNGLKPYFDKSITQEQAVVNIMSPVREFMFKQTRESDVKLFLELSKDENLKNDNVTLEKIPNSVLIPSFIISELKTGFQIGFILFIPFIIIDMVVSSTLMSMGMMMLPPMMISMPFKILLFVLVDGWDLVIRSIVMGFK from the coding sequence ATGATAAGTAAAAATTTTTTAAGAAAAATCATTTTAATTTTTATTTCTTTAATTAGTGTAGTTTATTTTTTTAATGGGGTATCTTATGCACAAAGTGTGACTGCTCCAACTATTCCGAGTATATCAGTAAATTTTAATGCAGGGGATAGCTCACAGAGTATGAGTGAATCTGTGGAGTTACTTTTGATATTTACTGTATTATCATTATTACCAAGTATATTAATAATGATGACAAGTTTCACAAGGATAATAGTAATATTATCTTTTTTGAAACAGGCAATAGGAGCTCAACAGTCAATTCCTACACAAAGTATGATAGGTTTGGCATTATTTCTAACTTTTTTTATAATGGCACCTGTTGGTAATGAAGCATACCAGAATGGTCTCAAGCCATATTTTGACAAATCTATAACACAAGAACAAGCTGTTGTGAACATTATGTCTCCTGTTAGAGAGTTTATGTTTAAACAAACAAGAGAATCTGATGTAAAGTTATTTTTAGAGTTATCTAAAGATGAAAATTTAAAAAATGATAATGTTACATTGGAGAAGATACCTAATTCAGTATTAATACCGTCGTTTATAATCAGTGAATTAAAAACAGGTTTCCAGATAGGATTTATATTATTTATACCGTTTATAATAATTGATATGGTAGTTTCGTCTACTCTTATGTCGATGGGTATGATGATGTTACCGCCTATGATGATTTCAATGCCGTTTAAAATTTTGCTTTTTGTACTGGTTGACGGTTGGGATTTAGTAATACGTTCTATAGTTATGGGATTTAAGTAG
- a CDS encoding flagellar biosynthetic protein FliO, whose amino-acid sequence MPKLIVQLVVYTILMIAMIIGLQKASVYIQNKNYKMNSDKEMKILERLILSKDKELFLVQVLDKKYFIGATTNNISILRELGSDYDK is encoded by the coding sequence TTGCCTAAGCTGATTGTTCAATTGGTAGTATACACTATATTAATGATAGCTATGATAATAGGTTTACAAAAGGCATCTGTTTATATTCAAAATAAAAATTATAAGATGAACAGTGATAAAGAAATGAAAATCTTAGAGAGGTTAATCCTCTCTAAGGATAAAGAATTATTTCTTGTTCAAGTATTGGATAAAAAATATTTTATAGGTGCCACAACGAACAATATTTCTATATTAAGGGAATTAGGTTCTGACTATGATAAGTAA
- a CDS encoding response regulator codes for MAKGILLVDDAAFMRMMLKDILVKNGYEVLGEAENGLKAVEKYKELNPELVIMDITMPEMDGIDAVKEIKKINAGASVIMCSAMGQQAMVIEAIQSGAKDFIVKPFQADRILEAVKKVIG; via the coding sequence ATGGCTAAAGGTATATTATTAGTTGATGATGCTGCTTTTATGAGAATGATGTTAAAAGACATTCTTGTTAAAAACGGATATGAGGTTTTGGGAGAGGCTGAAAACGGATTGAAAGCTGTTGAGAAATACAAAGAACTTAATCCGGAATTAGTTATAATGGATATAACTATGCCTGAAATGGATGGGATAGACGCAGTTAAAGAAATTAAAAAGATAAATGCCGGAGCGTCTGTAATAATGTGTTCAGCGATGGGTCAACAAGCGATGGTTATAGAAGCTATACAATCAGGCGCAAAAGATTTTATTGTTAAACCATTTCAAGCTGACAGAATTTTAGAAGCTGTTAAGAAAGTAATAGGTTAG